The Juglans microcarpa x Juglans regia isolate MS1-56 chromosome 2S, Jm3101_v1.0, whole genome shotgun sequence genome has a window encoding:
- the LOC121253066 gene encoding uncharacterized protein LOC121253066, producing MASTSAVSMAMPLTYATQKRVPTTSGAFFKPLPVRPSKVIPAASKSIGRVQVRASLKEKAVTGLTAAALTASMVIPDVAEAASGVSPSLKNFLLSIVAGGVVLTAIIGVVIGVSNFDPVKRS from the coding sequence ATGGCTTCCACTTCTGCAGTCTCAATGGCAATGCCACTAACCTATGCAACCCAAAAGAGGGTTCCAACAACCTCTGGGGCTTTCTTCAAGCCACTTCCAGTGAGGCCCTCCAAGGTCATACCTGCTGCTTCAAAATCAATTGGGAGGGTTCAAGTGAGGGCTTCCCTGAAGGAGAAGGCAGTCACGGGGCTCACGGCGGCTGCTCTGACGGCTTCCATGGTGATACCAGATGTGGCTGAGGCTGCATCTGGGGTTTCTCCGTCGCTCAAGAACTTCTTGCTCAGCATTGTGGCTGGTGGAGTCGTGCTTACTGCCATTATTGGTGTTGTCATTGGTGTTTCCAACTTTGACCCAGTGAAACGGAGCTGA